A genomic segment from Sporohalobacter salinus encodes:
- a CDS encoding ECF transporter S component, giving the protein MSFKTEINSRTKKDNFWQASNLVKMALFIALSGIGAWFPFPSPIGTVALDAAPGYFLSLMAGGWQGAIVLCLGHLISAFKMGFPLGPIHILIGFLMGGCGLVVSYLHQRFNRVIIIVVGALLNGVGVTGLLIPLVGMGFFVGMTPVLLLASVVNITLAVLLYRLLKEKVDQI; this is encoded by the coding sequence ATGTCTTTTAAAACTGAAATTAATTCTCGAACTAAAAAAGATAATTTTTGGCAGGCAAGTAATTTAGTTAAAATGGCACTATTTATAGCTTTAAGTGGGATAGGGGCTTGGTTTCCCTTTCCTAGTCCAATTGGAACAGTAGCTTTAGATGCAGCTCCGGGATATTTTTTAAGTCTTATGGCTGGTGGATGGCAAGGTGCTATTGTACTCTGTTTGGGTCATCTAATTTCTGCTTTTAAAATGGGATTTCCCCTAGGTCCAATTCATATTTTGATTGGTTTTTTGATGGGAGGTTGTGGATTAGTGGTTAGTTATTTACATCAGAGATTTAATAGAGTAATTATCATAGTTGTAGGTGCTTTGTTAAATGGAGTAGGAGTAACTGGATTATTAATTCCTTTGGTAGGGATGGGCTTTTTTGTAGGGATGACTCCTGTTTTATTACTAGCTTCGGTGGTCAATATTACTTTGGCAGTTTTACTTTATCGTTTATTAAAAGAAAAAGTTGACCAAATTTAG
- a CDS encoding AIR synthase related protein gives MERDVSVIDLSTKQKLVIGCDSLGGIGSKEEDIVKVNSRIAGKFSARVALMEVLAVGAIPISLINTLSVEYEPTGKEIIAGIQEEVDLLSLTKNNIVTGSTEENIPTVQTGVGITVIGKAATEKLRLANSQSGDLLVALGLPKVGNEVLDSLENVVNLTDMQRLLELDYIHDILPVGSKGIRYEAELLAELNGLNLEFEEKEIDLEKSAGPATVLLLTLSEEYWIELQELFDKPLNLVGRM, from the coding sequence ATGGAGCGTGATGTTTCAGTTATAGACTTATCAACTAAGCAGAAATTAGTTATAGGCTGTGATTCTTTAGGCGGGATTGGTTCAAAAGAGGAAGATATAGTTAAAGTTAATAGTAGGATAGCAGGTAAATTTAGTGCTAGGGTAGCCTTAATGGAAGTTTTAGCTGTTGGAGCTATTCCTATCTCTTTGATTAATACTCTCAGTGTAGAATATGAGCCGACTGGTAAAGAGATTATTGCCGGCATTCAAGAAGAGGTTGATCTTCTTAGTTTAACTAAAAATAATATTGTAACCGGAAGTACTGAAGAGAATATTCCTACTGTTCAGACTGGAGTAGGAATTACTGTTATTGGAAAAGCAGCTACAGAAAAATTAAGATTGGCCAACTCTCAATCTGGAGATTTATTAGTAGCTTTAGGGCTTCCCAAAGTAGGAAATGAAGTGCTGGATTCTTTAGAAAATGTTGTAAATTTAACAGATATGCAGCGGTTATTAGAATTAGATTATATACATGATATTTTACCGGTGGGTTCAAAAGGAATTAGATATGAGGCAGAGTTGTTAGCTGAGTTAAACGGATTAAATTTAGAGTTTGAAGAAAAAGAAATAGATCTGGAAAAGTCTGCTGGGCCAGCAACAGTTTTATTATTAACTTTATCTGAAGAATATTGGATTGAGCTGCAGGAATTATTTGATAAGCCGCTTAATTTAGTGGGAAGGATGTGA
- a CDS encoding TIM barrel protein: MEQLFNFSIYTLEWFKNDWQQVIDFCNDQEFAGIELLSVGLNETQVKNEIPNDLVKGMHLSYYLNWLPSTSNKNDKLNLDEIITDYKEELSLAEQLDVDYVVFHASSLKPENIFTENFAKSNSIILSEVAEVINKVMDGLEVEFKLLFENLWWGGLTFLDRSEALEFIRQVAYENVGFLVDTGHLMNTNVELSTEVEALCYLKNVLMDFKDIADLFYGVHLHKSHSGSYRQKNHAVLHNEFKSTNRYEEKTEIVGEFISNIDQHLPFSHVSPRGILELIEPKYLTHEFTCYKKERFIEFLEIQKNIL; this comes from the coding sequence GTGGAACAGTTATTTAATTTTAGCATCTATACTTTAGAGTGGTTTAAAAATGATTGGCAACAGGTGATTGATTTCTGCAATGATCAGGAATTTGCTGGAATAGAATTATTATCTGTAGGCTTAAATGAAACTCAAGTTAAAAATGAGATACCTAATGATTTAGTAAAAGGAATGCATCTTTCTTATTATTTAAATTGGCTGCCGTCAACGAGTAATAAAAATGATAAGTTGAATTTGGATGAAATTATTACTGATTATAAAGAAGAATTAAGTTTAGCTGAGCAACTGGATGTGGATTATGTTGTCTTTCATGCTAGTAGCTTAAAACCTGAAAATATATTTACGGAAAATTTTGCTAAGTCTAATTCGATTATCCTATCTGAGGTAGCAGAAGTAATTAATAAAGTAATGGATGGATTGGAGGTAGAGTTTAAGCTGTTATTTGAAAACCTTTGGTGGGGAGGATTAACTTTTTTAGATAGAAGTGAAGCTTTAGAATTTATTCGTCAAGTTGCTTATGAGAATGTAGGTTTTTTAGTTGATACTGGCCATTTGATGAATACTAATGTTGAATTAAGTACCGAAGTTGAAGCGCTCTGTTATCTTAAAAATGTGCTAATGGATTTTAAAGATATAGCTGATTTATTCTATGGAGTTCATTTACATAAATCACATTCAGGTTCTTATCGACAAAAGAATCATGCTGTGCTGCATAATGAATTTAAAAGCACTAACAGATATGAAGAGAAGACTGAAATTGTGGGAGAGTTTATTTCTAATATTGATCAGCATCTACCGTTTAGCCATGTTTCTCCTCGAGGAATCTTAGAATTAATTGAACCTAAGTATTTAACTCATGAATTTACTTGTTATAAAAAAGAAAGATTTATTGAATTTTTAGAGATACAGAAGAATATATTGTAA
- a CDS encoding methylated-DNA--[protein]-cysteine S-methyltransferase, whose amino-acid sequence MSFEKQNDQLKIYYSTYTLPLAQLYIASSPKGICALSLTNSSNFFNWLNRHFSDYNHLHCQKYHQAVFEQLQEYLAAKRHNFEVTLDLQGTDFQKKVWKKLLQIPYGKTTTYKELALQIGGANYARAVGRANNQNPISILIPCHRVIGSNGKLTGYAAGLEIKRKLLQLESAQTSLL is encoded by the coding sequence ATGTCATTTGAAAAGCAAAATGATCAGTTAAAAATCTATTATAGTACTTACACTCTTCCTTTAGCCCAACTATATATTGCTTCTAGTCCTAAAGGCATCTGTGCTTTATCCTTAACTAATAGTTCAAACTTCTTTAACTGGCTTAATAGACATTTTTCAGATTATAATCACTTACACTGCCAAAAATACCACCAAGCAGTTTTTGAACAGCTTCAGGAATATCTAGCAGCAAAACGTCATAATTTTGAAGTTACACTGGATTTACAAGGTACTGACTTCCAGAAGAAAGTCTGGAAAAAGTTACTACAGATTCCTTATGGCAAAACCACTACCTATAAAGAATTAGCACTACAAATAGGTGGAGCTAATTATGCCCGCGCTGTTGGTAGAGCTAATAATCAGAATCCTATTTCTATCTTAATTCCCTGTCATCGAGTAATCGGTAGTAATGGTAAATTAACTGGATATGCTGCTGGATTAGAAATCAAAAGGAAATTACTCCAGCTTGAATCAGCCCAGACCTCTTTACTCTAG
- a CDS encoding ribonucleoside triphosphate reductase, with translation MKEYRVNKRDGREVIYNINKVKNAVYRASIACDLSKTKGNRLASEVATAVDAEVKDYWSREKKNIDVEEIQDYVELELMNREPKVAKSYIIYRYQHEKIRKLDQKFEDAMHVIDDYLNLDDWKVKENSNMSYSLQGLNNHISSEITAQYWLQEVYSEEISKHHQSGDIHIHDLSQLSVYCCGWDLQDLLLTGFGGVDSKVESDPPKHFDTALMQTVNFLYTLQGESSGAQAFSNFDTYLAPFIYYDDLSYEEVKQAMQEFIYNLNVPTRVGFQTPFTNITMDLNVPDILADQPVIIGGEQKDRTYSEFEEELDIFNRAFAEVMLEGDKKGRVFSFPIPTYNITPDFEWDKEALNPIWEMTAKYGIPYFSNFVNSDMEPEDVRSMCCRLRLSNKKLRKRGGGLFGANPMTGSIGVVTINLARIGYLAETEEEFLQRLSRLMDIARDSLETKRRVLEKLTDRGLYPYAQFYLRKVNERFDEYWKNHFNTIGILGMNEALLNFIGENIASESGREFALQAMDFMRQKLRDYQEETGNIYNLEATPGESTTYRFAKLDKEEYGSNIISANEDRVREDNAEPYYTNSTQLPVGYTDDIFTALKLQDELLTKYTGGCVHHGFVGERMPDIESTKLLVKRIAENFSLPYYSITPTFSICPIHGYLEGAHEYCPKCDAEQGYTAADR, from the coding sequence ATGAAAGAATATAGAGTAAATAAAAGAGATGGACGAGAGGTAATTTACAATATAAATAAAGTTAAGAATGCTGTTTATAGAGCATCTATAGCCTGTGATCTATCCAAAACTAAAGGAAATAGACTGGCATCTGAAGTAGCTACTGCTGTTGATGCGGAGGTGAAAGATTATTGGAGTAGAGAAAAGAAAAATATAGATGTTGAAGAGATTCAGGATTATGTTGAACTTGAGTTAATGAATAGAGAGCCTAAAGTAGCTAAATCTTATATTATTTACCGCTATCAACATGAAAAGATTCGAAAGCTGGATCAGAAATTTGAAGATGCTATGCATGTTATTGACGATTATCTTAATTTAGATGATTGGAAGGTAAAGGAAAATAGTAACATGAGTTATTCACTCCAAGGTCTTAATAATCATATCTCATCTGAGATTACTGCACAATATTGGTTACAAGAGGTTTACTCTGAAGAAATTAGTAAGCATCATCAATCTGGCGATATACATATTCATGATTTAAGTCAGCTATCTGTTTATTGTTGCGGTTGGGATTTACAGGATTTACTGCTTACTGGTTTTGGTGGCGTTGATTCAAAAGTTGAGAGTGATCCTCCAAAACATTTTGATACTGCTTTGATGCAGACAGTTAACTTTCTTTATACGCTACAAGGAGAGAGTTCTGGTGCACAGGCTTTTTCAAACTTTGACACTTATTTAGCTCCTTTTATTTATTATGATGATTTAAGTTATGAGGAAGTTAAACAAGCGATGCAGGAATTTATTTATAATTTGAATGTTCCTACTCGGGTTGGATTTCAAACTCCATTTACGAATATAACGATGGATTTAAATGTTCCTGACATTTTAGCTGATCAGCCGGTGATTATTGGTGGAGAGCAGAAAGATAGAACTTATAGTGAGTTTGAAGAGGAGCTAGATATATTCAATCGGGCTTTTGCTGAGGTAATGTTAGAAGGAGATAAGAAAGGACGAGTATTTTCTTTTCCAATTCCAACTTATAACATTACTCCTGATTTCGAATGGGATAAGGAAGCATTGAATCCTATTTGGGAGATGACTGCTAAATATGGAATACCTTATTTTTCTAACTTTGTTAATTCAGATATGGAACCTGAAGATGTAAGGAGTATGTGCTGTCGGCTTAGATTATCCAATAAAAAACTCAGAAAACGCGGTGGAGGTTTGTTTGGTGCTAATCCTATGACTGGTAGTATTGGAGTGGTAACAATTAATTTAGCTCGAATTGGTTATTTAGCTGAAACAGAAGAAGAGTTTTTACAGCGATTATCTCGGTTAATGGATATTGCCAGAGATAGTCTTGAAACTAAGCGCCGGGTGTTGGAGAAATTGACGGATCGAGGTTTATATCCTTATGCTCAATTCTATTTACGTAAGGTCAATGAACGTTTTGATGAGTATTGGAAGAATCATTTTAATACTATTGGTATTTTGGGGATGAATGAGGCGCTGCTTAACTTCATAGGAGAAAATATTGCTTCTGAATCCGGAAGAGAGTTTGCTTTGCAGGCGATGGACTTTATGCGTCAAAAGCTGCGTGATTATCAAGAAGAAACTGGTAATATTTATAATTTAGAGGCTACTCCGGGAGAGAGTACAACCTATCGTTTTGCTAAATTAGATAAAGAAGAGTACGGCTCAAATATTATTTCTGCTAATGAAGATAGAGTACGAGAAGATAATGCAGAACCATATTATACTAACTCTACCCAGTTGCCTGTAGGATATACAGACGATATCTTTACGGCTCTTAAACTACAGGATGAATTATTAACAAAGTATACTGGCGGCTGCGTTCACCATGGTTTTGTGGGAGAAAGAATGCCTGATATTGAGAGTACTAAGTTATTGGTAAAACGAATAGCAGAAAATTTCAGTTTGCCATATTACTCGATTACTCCAACTTTCAGTATCTGCCCAATTCATGGTTATTTGGAAGGGGCTCATGAATATTGCCCTAAGTGTGATGCAGAACAGGGTTATACGGCAGCTGATAGATAG
- a CDS encoding anaerobic ribonucleoside-triphosphate reductase activating protein has protein sequence MRISGIRKTSLIDYAGQIVTTVFTQGCNLRCAYCHNAELIDFWTDDKPVFNSDDILDFISRRKELIDGVCITGGEPTLQRGLIDFIREIKELGLKVKLDTNGSRPEIIAELIRADLIDYIAMDIKAAFDNLDLTGLRNEAKKLYRENVEQSIDLIMESEVGYEFRTTVVPGIHSELDIEAIAERIAEADKYYIQNFTPNNPVDSKLEEITGFSETKLDEFKKIADSYVEQVKIRN, from the coding sequence ATGCGGATAAGTGGTATACGGAAGACTAGTTTGATAGATTATGCTGGTCAGATTGTAACTACTGTCTTTACACAGGGATGTAATCTTAGATGTGCTTACTGTCATAATGCTGAGTTAATTGATTTTTGGACTGATGATAAGCCTGTCTTTAATTCAGATGATATTTTGGATTTTATCTCAAGGCGAAAAGAATTAATTGACGGGGTTTGCATTACTGGTGGAGAGCCGACGTTACAACGGGGGTTAATTGATTTTATTAGAGAAATAAAGGAGTTGGGATTGAAAGTTAAGTTAGATACTAATGGGAGTCGACCTGAAATAATTGCCGAGTTAATTAGGGCTGATTTAATAGATTATATAGCTATGGATATAAAGGCTGCTTTTGATAATCTAGATTTAACAGGACTTAGAAATGAAGCTAAAAAGTTATATAGAGAGAATGTTGAACAAAGTATAGATTTAATTATGGAGTCTGAAGTTGGTTATGAATTTAGGACGACAGTAGTACCTGGAATTCATAGTGAGTTGGATATAGAAGCAATAGCAGAAAGAATTGCAGAAGCAGATAAGTATTACATTCAGAACTTTACTCCTAATAATCCAGTAGATTCTAAATTAGAAGAAATAACTGGATTTTCTGAGACTAAATTAGATGAGTTTAAGAAAATAGCTGATTCATATGTAGAACAGGTAAAAATTCGTAATTAA
- the nrdD gene encoding anaerobic ribonucleoside-triphosphate reductase — MTVKNQDEAQGRTKCEVYSRVVGFLTPVSHWNPGKKEEFKARKTYDKALNLE, encoded by the coding sequence ATGACTGTTAAAAATCAAGATGAAGCTCAAGGTAGAACTAAATGTGAAGTCTATTCTAGAGTTGTTGGCTTCTTAACACCAGTTTCACACTGGAATCCTGGTAAAAAGGAAGAGTTTAAAGCACGTAAGACTTATGATAAAGCTTTAAATTTAGAATAG
- the nikA gene encoding nickel ABC transporter substrate-binding protein, which produces MFNQKRFRLILVLILVFSLSMTAGAWWLLGEDNKEESAAKRITIASSSDLGLDKLDAASYEGSMQSYPLVYDALVEYDKNGKIVPSLAKSWEISSDGKVYTFHLRKGVKFSDGTPFNAEAVKFSVKRWANKDEHSWLKVAKNLNKVEVVDKYTVKLHFSESYHRTLAELSYPRPLRIMSPAAVDPKGDPEGKFVKPVGTGPWMVKEYVEDQKGVFIKNQNYWGEEPKEDKLVIKVIPEPQTRVLALQGKEVDLSGGQMGSIPLGSMDVFEQEDNLEIKSTDSTTSYFLIFNNKRDIFKKTNIRRALNYAINKDNIAEKLFNGRGKPAKGLFQFTVPYVTEENNKGYEYNPEKAKNLLKNSGWTDSNNDGILDKNGRSFKISLLFQVEEFPEWKPICEIIQSDLSKVGIDVELKILEKAAYYDALWENKNYDLVMYRTYSDAWNPYGFLTSLFHASNGESAVAYGDERLDLLIDKIETAENDEKRQKIYDKIFNLMHDKAVCIPVYYPEKIFIKNLKIKGFEFGNTTYRPVIWKNLKVEE; this is translated from the coding sequence ATGTTTAATCAAAAAAGGTTTAGATTAATTTTAGTTTTAATATTGGTATTTTCTTTATCAATGACAGCTGGAGCTTGGTGGCTTCTTGGTGAAGATAATAAGGAAGAATCAGCTGCTAAAAGAATTACTATAGCTTCTAGTTCAGATCTTGGATTGGATAAATTAGATGCTGCTTCATATGAGGGATCGATGCAGTCTTATCCACTTGTGTATGATGCATTAGTTGAATATGATAAAAACGGTAAAATAGTTCCTAGTTTAGCAAAAAGCTGGGAGATTTCATCGGATGGAAAAGTTTATACTTTTCATTTGAGAAAAGGAGTGAAATTTTCTGATGGAACTCCTTTTAATGCAGAGGCAGTAAAGTTTTCTGTTAAGAGATGGGCAAATAAAGATGAACATTCCTGGCTAAAGGTTGCTAAAAATTTAAATAAAGTAGAGGTTGTTGATAAATATACTGTGAAATTACATTTCAGTGAAAGTTATCATCGTACATTAGCTGAGTTAAGTTATCCAAGACCATTAAGGATTATGTCTCCTGCTGCAGTAGACCCGAAAGGTGATCCAGAGGGTAAATTCGTAAAGCCTGTTGGAACAGGGCCTTGGATGGTGAAAGAATATGTGGAGGATCAAAAGGGAGTATTTATTAAAAATCAAAATTATTGGGGAGAAGAACCTAAAGAAGATAAACTTGTAATTAAGGTTATTCCAGAACCTCAAACTAGGGTACTTGCTTTACAGGGTAAAGAGGTGGATTTATCTGGTGGACAGATGGGAAGTATTCCTTTAGGAAGTATGGATGTGTTTGAACAAGAAGATAATTTAGAAATAAAATCTACCGATAGTACTACATCTTATTTTTTAATATTTAATAATAAGAGAGATATATTTAAGAAAACAAATATAAGAAGGGCATTAAATTATGCTATAAACAAGGATAATATTGCAGAAAAATTATTCAATGGGAGAGGAAAACCGGCTAAGGGATTATTTCAATTTACAGTTCCTTATGTAACAGAAGAGAATAATAAGGGTTATGAATATAATCCGGAAAAGGCTAAAAATTTATTGAAGAATTCTGGATGGACAGATTCTAATAATGATGGTATCTTAGATAAGAATGGAAGATCGTTTAAAATTTCTCTTCTGTTTCAGGTAGAAGAATTTCCAGAATGGAAACCAATATGTGAGATAATACAGTCTGATTTGTCGAAAGTAGGAATTGATGTGGAATTAAAGATTTTAGAAAAAGCAGCGTATTATGATGCACTTTGGGAGAATAAAAATTATGATTTAGTAATGTATCGTACATATTCTGATGCATGGAACCCATATGGATTCTTAACTTCTCTCTTTCATGCCAGTAATGGAGAGTCAGCTGTAGCTTATGGGGACGAAAGGTTAGATTTATTGATAGATAAAATAGAAACTGCAGAGAATGATGAAAAAAGACAGAAGATTTATGATAAAATATTTAATTTAATGCATGATAAAGCTGTTTGTATTCCAGTTTATTATCCAGAAAAGATCTTTATTAAAAATTTGAAAATAAAAGGATTTGAATTTGGAAATACTACATATCGTCCTGTTATTTGGAAAAATCTTAAGGTAGAAGAGTAA
- the nikB gene encoding nickel ABC transporter permease has translation MKEYILKRLLCIIPVIIGVSMFTFILINLAPGDPAEIILRSKGIEPNEKAVETLREEMGLNKSIHIRYIKWFWNICHLRFGDSYKSGRPVLQEIAKRFPATLELSITSMIITFMVAIPVGIISALYKHSFLDHIIRLAALIGASTPSFWLGFLLIYFFAVRMNFFPIMGRGGIDHIVLPAITLGMSMTAVYIRMLRASMIEILGQDFIKVTKAKGLKRKWIIGRHAFKNSLLPIITLFGMGLGDLLGGAMIVETIFSWPGIGKYVIDAIFARDYPVIQAFVIFMAIIFVLLNLLVDISYAVIDPSICIKKENSYDRYKN, from the coding sequence TTGAAGGAGTATATACTTAAACGGTTATTATGCATTATACCTGTAATCATAGGTGTATCTATGTTTACTTTTATATTGATTAATTTAGCTCCAGGAGATCCTGCAGAAATAATTTTAAGATCAAAAGGAATAGAGCCAAATGAAAAAGCTGTGGAAACATTAAGAGAAGAAATGGGATTAAATAAGTCTATACATATTAGGTATATTAAGTGGTTTTGGAATATTTGTCATTTGAGGTTTGGTGATTCTTATAAAAGTGGTAGACCTGTCTTACAAGAAATAGCCAAAAGGTTTCCTGCTACTTTAGAGTTGTCAATAACATCAATGATTATTACATTTATGGTTGCTATACCAGTTGGCATAATATCTGCTCTTTATAAGCATAGTTTTTTAGATCATATTATTAGATTAGCTGCATTGATTGGGGCTTCTACTCCTAGTTTTTGGTTAGGGTTTTTATTAATATATTTTTTTGCCGTAAGAATGAATTTTTTTCCTATAATGGGAAGGGGAGGCATAGATCATATAGTTCTGCCAGCTATTACTCTTGGTATGAGTATGACAGCCGTGTATATAAGAATGCTTAGAGCAAGTATGATTGAAATTTTGGGTCAAGATTTTATAAAGGTGACTAAGGCAAAGGGGCTTAAAAGAAAATGGATTATAGGAAGACATGCATTTAAAAATTCATTACTACCTATAATTACATTGTTTGGTATGGGGTTAGGTGATTTATTGGGAGGAGCTATGATAGTTGAGACTATTTTTTCCTGGCCTGGAATAGGGAAGTATGTGATAGATGCTATTTTTGCTAGAGATTATCCAGTTATTCAAGCCTTTGTTATATTTATGGCAATTATATTTGTGCTTTTAAATTTATTAGTTGATATATCTTATGCGGTTATAGACCCTAGTATATGTATAAAGAAGGAGAATAGTTATGATCGATATAAAAACTAA
- the nikC gene encoding nickel transporter permease: MIDIKTKDLKKDCQSVFKRLTKNKLAFLGFIIILLFVLVGIFAPYLAPNNPNKLNLEHRLSLPTVNYPFGTDHLGRCVFSRIIYGTRISIFTSLLMLFVIIFISVPVGIVSGYIGGKVDSIIMRIIDVFLAFPSILLAIVIAGFLGPSLVNTMIALASVWWVRYVRVIRGKVLSIKQKDFIIANKACGTSDLNIIIRHIIPNISSTIIVLATIDMGELILSLSGLSFLGLGAQPPTPEWGVMLSESRDYMQVASWGMIFPGATIMTASLAFNLFGDGLRDVLDPRSGIKR; encoded by the coding sequence ATGATCGATATAAAAACTAAAGATCTAAAGAAAGATTGCCAGTCAGTTTTTAAAAGGCTTACTAAGAATAAATTAGCATTTTTAGGGTTTATAATTATATTATTATTTGTTTTGGTAGGAATATTTGCTCCTTATTTAGCTCCTAATAATCCCAATAAATTAAACTTGGAACATAGACTTAGTTTACCAACTGTTAATTATCCTTTTGGTACTGATCATTTGGGACGATGCGTTTTTTCTAGGATTATATATGGAACTAGAATTTCAATATTTACTTCATTATTAATGTTATTTGTAATTATATTTATTAGTGTGCCTGTCGGGATTGTTTCAGGATATATTGGGGGAAAAGTTGATAGTATTATCATGAGAATTATAGATGTTTTTCTTGCCTTTCCTAGTATTTTACTGGCAATTGTAATTGCTGGTTTTTTGGGGCCAAGCTTAGTAAATACAATGATTGCATTGGCGTCTGTATGGTGGGTGCGATATGTAAGGGTGATAAGAGGAAAGGTTTTATCTATTAAGCAGAAAGACTTCATTATAGCAAATAAAGCCTGTGGAACTTCTGATCTAAATATCATTATTAGACATATTATACCTAATATATCATCTACTATAATAGTTTTGGCTACTATTGATATGGGGGAATTAATTTTATCTCTTTCTGGTCTTTCATTTTTGGGATTAGGAGCTCAACCTCCTACTCCTGAATGGGGAGTTATGTTAAGTGAATCTAGAGACTATATGCAAGTAGCGTCATGGGGTATGATATTTCCTGGAGCTACTATTATGACAGCATCATTGGCATTTAATCTGTTTGGCGATGGATTAAGAGATGTATTAGATCCTAGGAGCGGTATTAAGAGGTAG
- a CDS encoding ABC transporter ATP-binding protein, with translation MYNDALLKVRDLKTVFHTSKGVVEAVNGVSFDVKRGEILAIVGESGCGKSVTSLSILDLIDYPGEIVSGEVFLENKEIFNLSKEELRSIRGKGISIIFQNPMTSLDPIIDIGTQIIETIMSHEDVNKKEAQIRAINTLNKLGFRNPKRLLRKYPFELSGGMNQRVMIAMALCLNPKVLIADEPTTALDMTVQAQILLQLKYLKEELNAGIILITHDLGVVAQLADEVAVMYAGSIVEYGRVDDIFHSPAHPYTKGLLESIHDIGKNQALNPMSKQPPSLLNLPKGCSFISRCPLASKKCKAEMPELKKIGKDHKVACFQL, from the coding sequence ATGTATAATGATGCATTGTTGAAGGTAAGGGATTTAAAAACAGTTTTTCATACTTCCAAAGGAGTTGTGGAAGCTGTCAATGGAGTTAGTTTTGATGTTAAGAGAGGTGAAATTTTAGCAATAGTAGGTGAAAGTGGATGTGGAAAGAGTGTTACTTCTTTATCTATTCTTGACTTGATAGATTATCCAGGGGAGATTGTAAGTGGCGAGGTGTTTTTAGAAAATAAAGAGATATTTAATTTATCTAAAGAAGAATTGAGAAGCATACGAGGTAAGGGAATTTCTATCATATTTCAGAATCCAATGACTTCTCTTGATCCGATAATAGATATAGGGACTCAAATAATTGAGACGATAATGAGTCATGAAGATGTAAATAAAAAGGAAGCCCAAATTAGAGCTATTAATACATTAAATAAATTAGGATTTAGAAATCCCAAAAGATTACTTAGGAAGTATCCCTTTGAATTAAGTGGAGGAATGAATCAAAGAGTAATGATTGCGATGGCTCTCTGTTTAAATCCCAAGGTTTTAATTGCTGATGAACCTACTACTGCTTTAGATATGACGGTACAGGCTCAGATATTACTACAGTTAAAATATTTAAAAGAAGAATTGAATGCAGGCATAATACTTATAACTCATGATTTAGGAGTTGTAGCCCAATTAGCTGATGAAGTGGCAGTTATGTATGCGGGATCAATAGTAGAGTATGGTAGGGTTGATGATATTTTTCATAGTCCAGCACATCCCTATACAAAAGGATTATTAGAATCTATTCATGATATAGGTAAAAATCAAGCTTTAAATCCTATGAGTAAACAGCCTCCAAGTTTATTAAATTTACCGAAGGGATGTAGTTTTATTTCACGATGTCCACTAGCAAGTAAAAAATGTAAAGCTGAAATGCCGGAATTAAAAAAGATAGGAAAAGATCATAAGGTAGCATGTTTTCAGTTATAA